The following proteins are co-located in the Vigna unguiculata cultivar IT97K-499-35 chromosome 9, ASM411807v1, whole genome shotgun sequence genome:
- the LOC114164181 gene encoding uncharacterized protein LOC114164181: MQQVYANSPYVLMRFTPSSKFLGFSNHFHSVIAPSFSLTPKFPSSIAATMSTVPAQNDTVTHKTPQPLQIAKRLEKFQTTIFTQMSLLAIKHGAINLGQGFPNFDGPEFVKEAAIQSIRDGKNQYARGYGVPDLNIAISERFKKDTGLVVDPEKEVTVTSGCTEAIAATILGLINPGDEVILFAPFYDSYEATLSMAGAKVKTVTLRPPDFAVPIEELKSIISKNTRAILLNTPHNPTGKMFTREELDCIASLCIENDVLVFTDEVYDKLAFDMEHISIASLPGMFERTVTMNSLGKTFSLTGWKIGWAIAPPHLTWGVRQAHAYLTFATSHPFQCAAAVALRAPDTYYEEVKRDYMAKRAILVEGLKAVGFKVFPSSGTYFVVVDHTPFGLENDIAFCEYLVKEVGVVAIPTSVFYLNPEEGKNLVRFTFAKDEGTIRSAVERMKEKLKK; this comes from the exons ATGCAGCAGGTGTATGCTAACTCCCCATATGTACTCATGAGATTCACGCCTTCATCAAAGTTCTTAGGCTTTTCAAATCACTTCCACAGCGTTATCGCACCCTCTTTTTCTCTGACCCCAAAGTTCCCATCTTCCATTGCCGCCACCATGTCCACTGTTCCCGCTCAGAACGACACCGTCACCCACAAAACGCCTCAACCTTTGCAA ATTGCAAAGCGCTTAGAGAAATTTCAGACAACAATCTTCACTCAAATGAGCTTGCTTGCCATCAAACATGGAGCCATAAACCTTGGTCAAGGCTTTCCCAACTTTGATGGTCCAGAATTTGTAAAGGAAGCAGCCATTCAATCAATCAGGGATGGGAAAAACCAGTATGCCCGGGGTTATGGAGTTCCAGACCTTAACATTGCCATTTCTGAGAGATTTAAGAAAGATACTGGATTAGTGGTAGACCCTGAAAAGGAGGTTACTGTTACATCTGGATGCACTGAAGCTATTGCTGCAACTATACTAGGATTAATAAATCCCGGTGATGAGGTTATTCTGTTTGCTCCATTTTATGACTCTTATGAGGCCACTTTGTCCATGGCCGGTGCAAAAGTCAAAACCGTTACTCTGCGCCCTCCAGATTTTGCTGTCCCTATCGAAGAGCTGAAGTCCATCATCTCAAAGAATACCCGTGCCATTCTTTTAAATACACCTCACAACCCTACTGGAAAGATGTTCACTCGCGAGGAGCTTGATTGCATTGCATCTCTTTGCATTGAGAATGATGTTCTGGTTTTCACTGATGAGGTCTATGATAAGTTAGCTTTTGATATGGAGCACATTTCGATAGCTTCTTTGCCTGGAATGTTCGAAAGGACAGTGACAATGAATTCCTTGGGAAAGACATTCTCCTTAACCGGATGGAAAATTGGTTGGGCAATAGCACCCCCACACTTAACATGGGGAGTGCGTCAGGCACACGCATACCTTACTTTTGCAACCTCCCATCCTTTTCAATGTGCTGCTGCGGTAGCTCTGAGAGCACCAGACACTTACTATGAAGAGGTGAAGAGGGATTATATGGCAAAGAGAGCTATTTTGGTCGAGGGATTGAAGGCCGTTGGCTTCAAGGTATTCCCATCCAGTGGAACCTACTTTGTGGTTGTAGATCACACCCCTTTTGGACTGGAAAATGATATTGCATTTTGTGAATATCTAGTTAAGGAGGTGGGAGTAGTGGCAATTCCTACCAGTGTATTTTACTTGAATCCAGAAGAGGGAAAGAATCTTGTCAGATTTACGTTTGCAAAGGATGAGGGAACTATTAGGTCTGCTGTTGAGAGGATGAAAGAGAAGCTTAAAAAATGA